In Salvia miltiorrhiza cultivar Shanhuang (shh) chromosome 4, IMPLAD_Smil_shh, whole genome shotgun sequence, the DNA window CGGTTTCCCGGAGCTCCGACGAAGAAAGGTCCACACCCAGCTCGCCAAACGGGTCCATCCCTGAATTGTGAATCATTATTGCATGGAATTCAGGAAAATTGAAGGAAGGAATGGAAAGGGTCGAAAAGGGAGGGAGGTGGTGGGTTATAGTCTTGCTTGACTTTTAAGgaatgaatatattttttgaaattcaattgTTTAGACGGAGGTGGAGACTGACTGGACAGCCAACTCGGGATGACGATAAATGCAATTGATTAATGGAAGACAAGGGTTGAAAAAGAGCTTTAGAGGTGGACTCTTGTGATGGGGATTAGAGTTgagattataaataaattattctttttaaGACCATCCACAGTCGGGATGACTTGATAGTTTACTTTATACACGAGGGATCACAATGAGTAAGaagatcacagtgagatgacttaatagcttacttgatttttatatttttcatttaaatttaattacacaattttaaataacataatttactTAAAAAACAAATTGCATTAgttttaaaaatctaaaaggtacattaaaaaaaaattaaagacataatttaaaattacctaaaaaaaaactaaagacataattaaaaattacataaaaaaacttATCTAGTCTCTACCGCCCTTTCGTCGAGCTAGAATCTCCGTCACCCATTCCTTATGCCATTCTAGCTGCTCTGGAGTCATGTCGGAAGTTTTCATGAATATGACCCGATCGTCATGGATCTCCCTCTTAAGGGCATTCTTTTGGTCGTACATCTCCATGATTCGGGTGATCTTGTTATCGAACTTCTCAAACATCTCCTTAGTTTCGGGTGGAGCCTCCGAGGCTTGCAATGCCGACGACTTCCCTTTCCCCTTAACTGCCCTCGCCGCTTTATTTCCAATCGGTCGGGAAGATGTGATTTCCTCGCCCGACCCCGAGGTGGTGAAGTCGCCCATCTCCGacgtctttgtcctcttggaggcatgcacgtctccctcgatGTACATAGACTTGAACCTCCGGTTGGTTTGGAGCATCTTCCATGCATTCCAGTAGGTGAAGGGGCCGGAAGTGCTCCTAGCGGCGAAGATAGTTTGAGCCTTCTGTTGGAGCATGTCGGCAGAATGGCCGAAAGGCCACTTGGCGCACGTCTCCACCCAGATATTTTCCCATAACTTCACCTCCGCATTTACTCGAGCCCAGTGTCCCTTTATTTGGCGGTGTTTGAGGTTGGCGCCGATGAGGGGGTTCATCCGATCAAGAATCCGTTGCCAATAGGCCTCTCCCTTCTGGTCGACACCCcggatggcgtcgttggtctcctctgTCCAAACTCGGACAATAAGGTCCGTCTCCTCGGGGGTGTAGGTGTGATGAGAGGTCCTTCCTTCCTCCGGCATAGGAGTCGGTGCCTTCTCTTTGAAGGTCATCGCCTTCCACCGCCCTCCTTACTTGGGCTTCGACGCACTGTGTGCGGACTATGCCTCTTCCTCCTCGCCGCTTTGACGAGGTTCCTCCTCCAAGTTGAAACCCGAAAAATCAGGATGATAATCACCGGAGAGGTCGGGAACCCAATTTGGGTTGTAGTAGTTTGGATCGTATGGATCCATTTTTGTTGAGAGAATGTGGAAAAAGATGGAAGAAGATGATTGTGGTGAATGCAAAAATGATGGAAGAAGTAtataaagaagagagaaaaaaaaaagaaaaaaaaaggtaacAGTCGAATGATCGAAAATTAATTGGCACGTGCACCACACGCGCCTTACATTTCACTTACATTCCATGCATCGTGCCTTACCCGAAAAATCAGGTCTCCCTCGAGTCCCCTTCGGCTGCAGTGGGGTACTCGATCCCCAGCTTACTCGAGTAAGTGGGATCGAGTatcccactgtggatgctctaaattAGAAAATGTATCTACAATATTTTGTCACCGATTAGTGcaattagagcatccacaacgaAGAGTTTGGATACCGGTGTGTACCGGCCCCACTTATTTATATGGGAAATACTCTCTAAGATAAGATTTGCCCGAAATCAACTAAGTTGACTCAATTGACATCCTTAGCTACAAAATTAGATCTCCTATGCTGACATTTGTATGGTACGAATttctattaatatatatgaGTGATCTGCACTATACAAATGTCCGCACCACACACAACACCCCCTCTTATAGTCTGCACATGAGAATATATGTTGCTATAATTATCTAATCATTCAATATTTcaatgtttaattaatttctttcttttcctaaGTATTCCTTTCAATCCAACTATATCTATCTATCAATGATGTATCAATAATTACCTCAACCATTCAATTAcatcattttatataaatattcagaATCATAATATATTGATCGTATAGAtgtagaaaaaatgaaaaaaaaatgagtatgTGTAAGTATGACAACATCATTCTCTATTTAGTATGAATAAAAAAAGTTAATGTTGGAGAGTTAGCGTAAAGCCCcatttttcataaacttttcaatataaaatccttgaaaaactaatagataaaataaaatttcttgaattataaaagtttaaaccaatttaaaatcaacttgccaaaactaaagtagtaacatgaaatcaTAAAACTATAaactaagaaaaataataataataacaagttCAACTCAAACTTCTATAGAattactaaatctctagtcattctcgacttccatggccgcctcaactccagaactgcaaaactgaaaagataaggggtgagcatattgaaaatatactcagtgagaaattaaccatgcaaatattcacgTACGCATAAACAtacaaataattcacattgtcatacacattcTAAATTCTGAGtctttctgatcatgtacttgaacatgacaTTCTgagtttctgatcatgtacttgaacatgatattctgcgtttctgatcatgtacttgaacatgatattctgagcatgtatctagacatgtatctgagcaagcataatcaaacatgaactaaaagcacattcaaacatacatgaatataacaacaagcatataatccctcaccttaatagTGAAGCTAATAAATCAAAATTGGGATGAGGGTCCTAGTTGCACCGCACCTAATCACATAAAAGttaaataatagaaaagaaTAAGGGcctacataaaatttaaatcttagaaatttatttttgtaagaTCATTAATATTATTGGtctaacataataataatagattataaaatattttcttacaAAAATTGGGTTCAATCTTaactataaattaaattatagaaAAATTTGATTAACTTAATCAATTAGCTACATACTAAAAGGGATTTTCAAAATTCCAGATTTGGTTTGCTAAAAAAAAACGTCACTTTATGAGTTAAGTAAGTAATATAGAAATTCTGGATTTATAcccattaaataaataaaaaaatgaaactttaataGGTTGCAAAATTCGCAAACCATGCATCCATATAACATCATTAAAAaccaaaattatatataaaaaaactaaaGTAGCCGCACTAACTGAAACTGAAAGATATTTTGATTAGGATTTGACTTGAGTTATCATAAAGAATTTTACACAATCAAAGGCTCGTGGAAGTCGGAAAAATAAACTGTTTTGAAAGGAACTCATGCGATGGAAAAATTATGActgaaatttataaaaaaaattcgaaactTACCAAAAGGGACGAAGACAAAAAGCAACAGAAACTGAGAGATGAGAACTtccgaaaaaaaatatttcttgcATGTACGTGTGCGTGTGTTCTCTTTTTTTAGGATAGATattatgcctctatttatactagtctttaaagagttctagttctattaggaatcattaataataataataataataataataataataataataatctagataaaattaatggtgcatatctatatgtatcatgtaattattaagaaaaataagctataaaaaaaatactagaaaTTCACTCtctataataaatctaaatatttggggtgttacagTTGGTGGCAAAGGGGTGGCACGCGACGCTGACAAACGAGGAGCCGATCGACCTCGTTGGCCTTAAGAGCGGTAGCGAAACTTTTGATGAAAGGGTTTCTGCATTTTTGATTAACAATACTAAGaacaattaaaaagaacacGATCACCCATCTTTCCCCTAATTTTAGTCTCCTAAATATTTGTGTGCAAAAGAAACGACCCATTAATATTAGGATGAAAAGAGTATTAATCTTAATACTTAAcaaaattctaaaaataaataaaaacatgatACATGTCACTAATTGAACCTCTAAACCAATCAAACCAAGGGGGAAAATATAGTGCTTTGACCAAACCGACCAGATCAAaccaaagaagaaaagaaaagactGAACAAACAACCTACATGCATATTTCTTTGATTGTTCTCCAAATCTGGAGAATGATTAAGATCACAATTCATCACCAAGTACAAAGCATCATACTCGTATGGAGCAGAACTTAAAGTATCTCTGTCTCTTTCTCTTTAGTAGATTCGTCACCGCCACCATGGCCTCTCTGCTACCACACCATTGTGGCTGATCCACCGTGTTGCCGCCATAGCCTCTCCACCAACATGCCATCGCAGCGTTGAAAAcacctctttttctctctccccACCACCATCTTACGGTACACGATTAAATGAAATCATGTATCGTGAGTGCAACAGTAGATCTGCTAAGAACGGTGGGGCGAGCAACTAGTCCGATCTAGAAGGGTGTAAAAATAAGGGTTTATTTGTTTatcattattttattcaaactgTAGAATGGTAAAACTTGGAAGCATAAGAGAGGAGAGAAAAGTTTATTATGTTCAGTGAGTAAAATACAAGAGACCtcccacatatatataggggaaacTAGGGCTACAAGACAAATAAGGAAAATTAGGGCTacaagataaaaataaataaataaataaaaatactaaaCTAAATATTCTGTAACACTCTCCCTAAAGCTGGAGCATATATATCGATCATGTCCAGCTTGGTGCAAAGTTCGGAAAATCATTTTCTGCCCAACGATTTAGTGAAAATATCAACAATCTGGTTGGACGAAGAAGTGAAAGGAGTAACAATAATCTTACTCAAGACACACTCACGAATGAAATGACAGTTAACCTCAATATGTTTAGTCCTCTCATGAAACACTGATTGTTAGCAATGTAGATAACTGCTTGGCTATCACAGTGCATAGTAGAGCTGGCAAAATGGGCGGGTCGGCCCAGCCCGGACCAGCGGGCTTTTGAGATTGACTGGGCCGGGACGGATTCGACCGGGCTGCTAATTTTCAGGCCCAACCCAGCCTCAACTGGACTACCGGGCGATCGGGCCAAACCCGCccaatgattttttttcactaaatccTGTGTTTATTTttacacaaaattaaataaactaaaatctCTGCCGTTAACTTTACTATAGTGGAAGATTACAGTTTATAGAGATATTTTACTAAGGATTTCGATGGCATACTGATAGCTTTCAGAAAGTAATGGCAATTTTTCCTTCTCCAATAACTTCTTcaagtaattaaaaaattcaCAATAGTACTACATTTAGACTCACCAAAAAAGAAATCAGCATAATTCAAACAAATTCAAAGATTTTGGTCAAAGAAAGGATACTCTTTCCTCAACATCTACACGAAATTTCCAATACACACTCCCTACTACTTGAAGTAAAGCTTACTTTAAGATTAAAATTAGACGTCGAGTATACACAAAAAAATTTCCTAATTTATGAGTATCAAATTCGAATAAGTCAGTGCAAACGTTTCAAGAGAAAATGTCTCAAgaaatatacaaaaaaaaaaaaacaagattaCAAAACATAGTTCAAAGCAAATAACTTTCTCATGAAAAATTTTAGGGTTTCAGGAAGAGAATTGGAAAAAGGgaaataaaagtataaaataaaatagactacttaattaaaattagaataaataaaaataaaattttaaaattaatcggGCGGGCTTTTTAGCTTGAAAACCTCGGGCTTTTTAGCCCCGGGCCCAATCAGCTCGGCGGGCTTAttgggcgggctttttaggcccgGGTTTTTTTGGGCCTACATTTTGtacagcccagcccagccctaaACACGGACGGGCCAGGTCGATTTTGCCAGCTCTAGTGCATAGGCAAAGGTTCATTGAAAGTGAACCCCAATTCCTCGAGTAGATTCTTCACTCCAATCATCTCAGTAACAGTGTGAGCCATAACTCTATACTTAGCCTTGGTAGAGGATCTGGCAACAGTCTAGTCTGTTGTTTTTTACTTCGCCAAGTTACCAAATTTCCTCTCAAATAGGTGCAGTATCCAGAAGTAGAATTCCTGTAAGTTTTAGAGCCAGCATAATTAGCATCAGAATATCCTTCATTCTTTAGATGGCCATTCTTCTTGAATAACAATCGTTTCCCCAGAGATTTCTTGATATATCAAAGAATCTGAATAGCAGCATGCCAATGAACTTGTTTAGACTTATCTAGGAAACGACTGACCAAGCCAACAACAAAAGAAATGGCAGGCCGTGTAACTGTCAAGTACATAAGTTTCCTAACAAGTCGTCTATACTTAGCTTTGTCCTCAAAGAAGTCTCCACTATCATCCCAAACACTCAGATCAACATCCATAGGAGTATCAACGGGCTTCGTTCCAAGCAATCCAGTTTCTCTAAGCAAATCTGTAGCATACTTTTGCGAGAGCAaagattttttaggacagtatATTTGGTTGTTTTGTAAATGTaggacaattttttttgggcttgCAATTATAggataaaatttcaaaattcgaTATTTGTAGGACAACTTGAGCCCGATCGGACTAAATCGCATGTGCTTCGCACGTGACTTAATTTTTGCGGGCCGATGCCTATGTGGATGACAAGTAAGCTATCTACTCAgcttataaaattatttttaaaattaaaaattaaaatgaaaggCACTCACGATTACATAcataaattgataaaaaaaaaattggaaaattaTTAAGTAAGCCATGTGAGGCGGTCAACAACACTTCGACCGTGTAGACGGTCGCTATCATGAGCGCGTAGCCGACGCCGACGATGAAACAACAGATAGGTGGTGGCGCAACTTATGAGCAGCGCGCTGACAAAGAAGATACCTCGACGAACACAATGGTGTGGTTGTGGCCGATCTAGTCGGAGGTGCGGCCGGCGGTGGCGGAGTCCATGAGCGAATAGATATTGAGAATGTTCATTACCACCAATTTTTGGTTATCTGGTATATGAATCTCTACATTTATCTGATATATGAAGGTCTTACTGAATGTGGAGTATTGCGCAACTCATCACTCTTACATCTGCACACCATATGTTCGACAGAAGTTCAAAGAGAAGAAACCAACAAAATATATTGACAAAGAAAGTTAATGTTCAATCATCAAAATATATGGTGAATTAGCTTATGTTTATCTAAACTATCACCAGACTTATACATAAAATACACGCAGAGATTGATGTCCAATTTATTTGAACAAAAGACAAGTGAGTAAATGCCTTCAAAAATCACGCCTCTATTTCTATATTGATGTTTATTGTCGGCGCGCTGCGCCACCACCTACCTGCCACTTCATCGCCTACGTCAGCTACGCGCTCATGATTGCGCCCGTCTACACAGCCGAGGTGTTGCTGACCGCCTCCCGTGGCTTCCTCAATAATTTCCAAgaaatttttatcaatttttgtaTGTAATTGTGGGTGCCTTTcattttaatgtttaattttaaaaatatttttataagcTGAGTAGATAGCTTACTTGTCAGCCACGTAGGCATCGGCCCGCAAAATTTAAGTCACGTGAGAAGCACATGCTATTTAGCCCAATCGGGCTCAATTTGTCCTACAAATgcttaatttttgaaattttgtccTATAATTGCAAGCCTAAAAAAAATTGTCCTAAATTTGCAAAATGGCCAAAGATACTGTCGTAAAAAACTTTGCTCTCTACTTTTGCTGAGACAGAGAAACTCCAGACTTGATATGAGCAATTTCAATCCCTAAGAAATACTTAGGACGTCTCATATCCTTAATAACAAATTGCTGCTGCAAGTATTTCTTTGTCTCATCAATCCCATGTACATCACTGCCAGATACAAgaatatcatcaacatatacaATGAGAATGACTATTCCAGATTTTTGATGGCGCACAAAGACAGAATGATCCGACGTGCACAACTTGAATCCATTATTTTCAAGAACGCTGCTGAATTTATCAAACCAAGCTTTCAGACTTTACTTAAGCCCATAAATTGCCTTTTTGAGGCAATAGACTTTAGTAGCACCCTTCCCCTGAGCAACATACCTTGGAGGTTGCTCCATATAGACAATCGGAGTCAAATCATTGTAGAGAAAGGCGTTCTTCACATCCAGCTGATACATTAGCCAAGAAAGATTGACGGCCAGGAAAAATAAGATTCGAATTGAATTTAGATGAGCAGTGGGAGAGAACGTCTCAAAGTAATCAACACCATAGGTTTGGGCGAGCCCTTTGGCCACAAGACGAGCTTTGTACCGATCAATAGTATCAACAGCAAGAAACTTTAGAGTGAACACCCAGCGACAAGCTACAATAACTGCCGATAGAGGGGCAGAACTCACGCACCTTTACTGAGTAAGGCACACATCTCCTCATCCATAGTAGTCCGCCAAAGAGATTGTTTAAGTGCCTCATGGTAAGAAGTTGGAATGATTGTAGACAGAAGACAAAGAGCAAAGGCACGAAAAAGAGGACGTAAACAAGCAAAAGAAATATGGTTAGACATGGGTTGTGCAATTACGTTTACCTTTGCGGAGAGCTATGGGTAGATCATCAGTGGTAGACAGAAGATCTTGAGGAGGTACAGGTGATGGACATGAGGTTAGGTCTGGGACAAATTCTTGGGTTCTGGCACTGGTGGTGGTCTGGGACATCGTGTATACATCTGCAACGGTTGTGTAGGAGGACTAGGAGAGACACTGGGACAGATAAAGGAGTAGGAACAAACAAATCAGGAGTTTGAGCTAGAGTATGAGAAAAGTAAGATTGAAACTCAAAAGTAACATCAACACAAATATAGTGATGCTTGGACAGTGGGTCCAAGCAACGGTATCCCTTTTTGTGTCGAGCACTCCATGCATCATATTTAGGATCTGTACTAGCAAGGGCAGCAGATAAAACATGATGTCGTTTTTCTGAGATCCTAAGAATATCAGAAAAACACAAGATCATGGCAGATAATTGGAACCATGCAATTTAATGGTGGTTCCTAAAGCAGCAGAGTTATTATCAGACATGATAATAGAAGGGCAGAAAAGCAAAACCCTAAATAGAACATAAAAAGACAACAACAACAATGAAGTAGAGCAGCAGCAACGCAGAAATCAGACAACAATAGTGGTTGAAGTGAAACCCTAAGCGGCAGCGGCgcacagaaaaaaaaatagggcaAAAAATCacacctgctctgataccatataGAATGGTAAAACATGAAGGCATAGGAGATGAGAGAATAATTTATTATGTTCAGTGTGTAAAATACAAGAGACCTCCCACATATATGTAGGGAAAACTAAGGTTACAAGATAAATAAGGATAACTAGGAGTCTAGGACTACAAGATAAAAGAACAAACGTGTATACAAAATAAGAAACTAAATATTATGTTACACAAATTATGAGAGTATTTTGATAAAGAGTGTTGTATAGCAATGACTACTATTCATcttttctactccctccgtcccggcttttggtatccagttgagaacggcacggattttaataaagtgattgatgtgttgtgaatGGAATAAgagtcccacattttatgtgagagttaaaataattaaagtggagtaagggccccacctacttttactaaaaatagaaatggataccaaaatgtgggacggccaaaaaaagaaagttgAATACTAAAAGGGAGTATTTCAAAATGGCTATAATTTCCATTTGCCTCCACAACAAAATATGATGAATGCTGTCGAAGAGTTGCATAAAGTTAATACAAAGTCCTCATATATTAGAGGAAAATTACGGATTCTAATCTTAGCAGTAGTCGTCCATCAAAACATGAACAAATTTCTAAGTTAGAGAACTGGTACTTCACCCTCATTCTGGAACAAATTCACACAATATTTTGATTGATTGTGAAAGTAGACATGCACAAACAGTTGAACATAGACTAGAAAGATCCTTTCAGGCCTCCctaattatttaagaaaaataaatgttGAGCAAATGCAATGAATGAACTGCAAATTGAAGGCCCCGATAAATTATGTTCCacaaagataaataatataatgaTGAATGAAATCCTCAGAAGTTTTACAGAACACATCAAAGTTGGAAAGAAActgtaaaattattatgcacGAGACAGATAACTGAGTCAAACACACTGCCAGATTACTCACCAACTTGTATGAAAAGGCAGCAAAATCATTTATCATTGAATGAGGAACaatttctaatttcattttgtaCCAAGTCAATGACAAGAGAGTCCAACTTTTGAGTGTTTCGCAAGCACCAGATACAAATTTTAACTGCAAATTGACATtctatttttacattttaactGAACGAAATATCAGCTGAGACCTACTTTCAAGTGGTCAAAGATAATACGACAGGAAATCAGCCCTATATTATTAAATCGTCCTCTAGATAACTGTACTCAAATGTGAACTCCGTCTTGATTCTCTGACACCTGAGTAATTAAAAACAAAACGAAAAAGAAACATGAGTTAATCAAAGCTAAAAGAGGGGTCACTGATACACACcatcaaataaaaatctaaaaatgaATTGCTCCGCAGAAAATTTAGGCTATAGTCAGACTATCAtatcctcttctctctctctctgagaAAGTTTAGGCTATAGTCAAACTATCATatccccatctctctctctctctctctctctctctctctctctctctaggggTCTGAAGCGATTCCATAATACTGAAACAACTTCCAACAGAAAACCTTGTCAATACCCTGGATCAATAAGAGATCCTGTTTCATTAGGAATCCGTTCTATGGGAAATGATGATCCAAATGCTTGgtatcccaaaaaaaaataatctcactGCAATGTATTTAGGCAGCACAAAAGCAATCCCTTCACATGAGACTATGCATATAATCATGCCCCATATTTCTTAGGACTTCACATGAGGCTATGCTTATAATCATGCCCCACATCAGGTCATTCACTTGCTTTTCCTACAACTAAGAGTCTAAGACTAAGAACTAATTTGGGATCCTTCAAATCTCAGTCAGAAAGAAGGCCACCACATGACAAGCTTACACCACTTTCAAGGAAACATGCCACCATAAACCAGCCAGCTAAAATCAATGCAGAAAGAAACTAGTATTAATAAGAACTCGAGTTTTTTTCTCCAGAGACCATTTTCTGGTCCAGCAGAAAGAGATTTTACCATTATTGTTGCACATCTTAAGCTACCCCAGCCAATTTTTGACAGAAAACACAATTTATTAACTTCCAGAACAGAAGCAGCTCATAAGTTATCCATCCTTCTAAAGACAGCAACGACATATTAAAATAGATTATCTGCCTCTATCAGGAGCACATTCAAGCGGATCCTCAGATACTCAAACGGCTTCCGCACCTAGAACTTAATTGACAGTTACATTATAGAAAATTACAATCATATTTCACCCAAAAGTCAACTCCCACAAAACTAGCATCACCAATAAACTAAATTTCAAATCATTCTCCACCGTATGCATTGTATAGAATATGCTTTTgaagaaaagaacaaaaaaaacacACAACATAAAACTCACGAGCTTTAATTATAAATAGTCAAATGTTAGTGGTAAGACGATCTTGTGATGATAAATAGAATCAAAGTTCACAGCTTTGCTGGACACTCAGGACATTTCTCAGTCTTCTAACGATCTTATAAGTTCTCTAATTGAGCCCTCAATGCATTCAAAAGGCAACTGACATTGAGAGTAATACCAATGAGCAAAAAAGCAGCTGAATCCGAGAGATCAGAAGAGAAGGTAAACTTATGGGATTGCACCACACACTCATTAAGGGGAAGACATCACAGTAAAAATAAATCCCACAAAGCTTAACTGCTAAAGCATTATGGTGATCTAAATGAAAGCTGACTTCCTAAGCTCCAATTTTCAAAACCTAATGCAGAAGAAGAACAAAGAGCAAACAACAAAGTAAGGATCCTAAAACTAAAGCAAGAATAAGAATGTTTGCAGGTTGTCAGAATTCAATGAAAGATGAGGGACAAGTaacaaaagaataaaataacaataacaataacaataacaaaagAATAAACTATAGAATGAGCAGATAGTGTAACAAAAGAgtaaaataacaataacaatagtCCATACCATCCATGTTGTTCATCACTGGCAATATGGAAGTCAAAGTAGACATATGTCCCCTGTTCAAAATCATCTGTAGCAACTTTTGGCTCCTCATGCCGTTGGAACCATGTGTTGTATTTTCTGTGGTATCTCCAAGATTGTTTTTTCAGTTCCCTAGCAGCCAAGTATTGCTGATACGTATTCTGCAGAAATTAATAGAATAAGACCAAGATCAAGAACATAAGGAGCAGGATATCCAAACAAAAAGTATGAGCTGAAACCTGCTGATAGTAAAATGAAAAGAACAGGGTGTCAGTGCCATAAGTATCTGCACCAAGGCGTTCCCAAAAGGCTGGATTATTAACAATAGGGGCTTGTACTTGAGGATAGCTTGGAGGAGTTGCAGCCGGATGTCTCTGAACATATCAGAA includes these proteins:
- the LOC131023404 gene encoding uncharacterized protein LOC131023404, whose translation is MTFKEKAPTPMPEEGRTSHHTYTPEETDLIVRVWTEETNDAIRGVDQKGEAYWQRILDRMNPLIGANLKHRQIKGHWARVNAEVKLWENIWVETCAKWPFGHSADMLQQKAQTIFAARSTSGPFTYWNAWKMLQTNRRFKSMYIEGDVHASKRTKTSEMGDFTTSGSGEEITSSRPIGNKAARAVKGKGKSSALQASEAPPETKEMFEKFDNKITRIMEMYDQKNALKREIHDDRVIFMKTSDMTPEQLEWHKEWVTEILARRKGGRD